The Primulina eburnea isolate SZY01 chromosome 8, ASM2296580v1, whole genome shotgun sequence genome contains a region encoding:
- the LOC140839092 gene encoding uncharacterized protein yields the protein MGYNYGTACLLDALLIAREFAGSNAVGARQTGPEAIYERFMKMRPKEFLGTSDPMAAEGWIKSLEVIFEFMGLEDGDRVRCATYLFGGEARLWWEGAFVALDLASFSWTRFIEVFYSKYFTEEVHSRLTTEFMTSRQGDLTVTEFIRKFERGCHFVPLIANDAGAKLRPILRRDVRVAGPTTYDVAVSRALAAENRGPQQQQQGRAFPRTVEYPVCENCSRRHAGTCMYGSEKCYKCGSTDHILKNCPQNNLPTQGKVFALHAVETNPETMLMTVLATGI from the exons atgggttataatTATGGAACagcatgcctcctagacgcattaTTGATCGCACGGGAG tttgcggggagcAATGCAGTGGGAGCCAGACAGACGGGGCCGGAGGCTAtctatgagcggttcatgaagatgcgaCCAAAGGAGTTCTTAGGGACGTCAGATCCTATGgctgccgagggctggattaagtcccttgagGTTATTTTCGAGTTCATGGGGCTCGAAGATGGAGATAGGGTTCGTTGTGCGACTTATCTATTTGGAGGAGAAGCTCGCctgtggtgggaaggagcatttGTAGCTTTGGATTTGGCTTCTTTTAGCTGGACGCGTTTCAtagaggtattctactctaaatattttacagAAGAGGTGCACTCCAGGTTGACCACGGAGTTCATGACCTCGAGGCAGGGAGacttgactgttacggagtttatccgtaagttcgagaggggatgTCATTTTGTACCCTTAATTGCTAATGATGCTGGAGCCAAATTGAGGCCGATCttacgccgtgatgttagggtggctggccctactacctatgatgtTGCTGTTTCCAGAGCTCTAGCGGCAGA GAACAGAGGGCCGCAGCAGCAACAGCAGGGACGAGCATTCCCGAGGACAGTGGAGTACCCAGTCTGTGAGAATTGCTCACGTCGTCATGCTGGGACTTGTATGTATGGTTCGGAAAAGTGTTACAAATGTGGTAGTACTGACCACATATTGAAGAATTGCCCTCAGAataatctgcctacccaaggcaaagtttttgctctccatgctgtGGAGACCAACCCGGAGAcgatgctcatgacag TGTTAGCTACGGGAATTTAG